In the genome of Petrotoga sp. 9PWA.NaAc.5.4, one region contains:
- a CDS encoding HAD-IIA family hydrolase yields the protein MDKGKIKSLKKVKLFVLDIDGTFYVSKKLVEGAQRFSNLLKKHNKKLVFLTNNSNKSKKEYLEEFDSLGYPITENEIYTAGIATAEYLKNEFGAKKIYLVGTPSIIEEYKRFGHEIVEESPQIVVVTFDKTLTYEKLAKASIFVSKGALFVATNPDLNCPSEDGPIPDTAAIASSISKACNKEPDIVFGKPEPKILEMIMDSFKVFPYETCMVGDRLYTDILIGIRAKTLTALVLTGEAKLEDLNNSPIKPDLVAKHLGELSDFLEN from the coding sequence ATGGACAAAGGCAAAATAAAAAGCCTAAAGAAAGTAAAATTATTTGTTTTAGATATAGATGGCACATTTTATGTCAGTAAAAAACTTGTTGAGGGGGCTCAAAGATTTTCAAATCTTTTGAAAAAACACAATAAAAAACTTGTATTTTTAACCAATAATTCGAACAAATCTAAAAAAGAGTATTTAGAAGAATTTGATTCATTAGGATATCCTATTACAGAAAATGAAATATATACAGCTGGGATTGCTACAGCAGAGTATTTAAAAAATGAATTTGGAGCAAAAAAGATTTATTTGGTTGGAACACCTTCTATCATCGAAGAATATAAAAGATTTGGGCATGAAATTGTAGAAGAATCTCCTCAAATTGTTGTTGTAACTTTTGATAAGACGTTGACTTATGAAAAACTTGCAAAAGCCTCTATTTTTGTAAGTAAGGGAGCTCTTTTCGTCGCAACAAATCCTGATTTGAATTGCCCCAGCGAAGATGGACCTATTCCAGATACTGCGGCAATAGCAAGCTCTATTTCAAAGGCTTGTAATAAAGAACCTGACATTGTATTTGGGAAACCTGAACCTAAAATATTAGAAATGATTATGGACAGTTTCAAAGTTTTTCCGTATGAGACTTGTATGGTAGGTGATAGGCTTTACACTGATATATTAATAGGTATTAGGGCAAAAACTCTTACGGCTTTAGTTTTAACTGGAGAAGCAAAATTGGAAGATTTAAATAATTCTCCTATAAAACCTGACTTAGTTGCGAAGCATTTAGGTGAGTTATCGGATTTTCTTGAGAATTGA
- the rsmI gene encoding 16S rRNA (cytidine(1402)-2'-O)-methyltransferase, translated as MGKLVLVGTPIGNLEDITLRALKILKEADLIIAEDTRITLKLINHYDLGKKELFSFNEASSERKIDEAINLIKNHNLTALVTDAGMPVVADPGFNLVDKCWKERIEVDIAPGPSAVTTALAVSGFPGSKFLSLGFLPRDKKLRRLLKEIKEINYPIVFFESPNRILKTLKEIYESFGDIDIFIAREITKIYQEFFKGTITEGIYLLENKGEVKGELTVVISTTRRI; from the coding sequence ATGGGAAAACTTGTTTTAGTAGGAACTCCCATAGGTAATTTAGAAGACATAACTTTAAGAGCTTTAAAAATCTTAAAAGAAGCTGATTTGATAATAGCAGAAGATACAAGAATCACTTTGAAATTAATTAATCATTATGATTTAGGCAAAAAAGAATTATTTTCTTTTAACGAAGCGAGTTCAGAAAGAAAAATTGATGAAGCAATAAACTTAATAAAAAATCATAATCTCACAGCGTTAGTAACGGATGCAGGAATGCCGGTTGTAGCAGATCCCGGTTTTAATTTAGTAGATAAATGTTGGAAAGAAAGAATTGAAGTGGATATTGCTCCTGGTCCTTCCGCCGTCACAACCGCTTTAGCTGTAAGTGGTTTTCCTGGATCAAAGTTTTTATCCCTTGGTTTTCTTCCAAGAGATAAAAAATTGAGAAGACTTTTAAAAGAAATAAAGGAGATAAACTATCCAATAGTATTTTTTGAATCTCCCAATAGAATATTAAAGACACTCAAAGAGATTTACGAAAGTTTTGGAGATATTGACATATTTATTGCAAGGGAGATAACAAAAATTTATCAGGAATTTTTTAAAGGAACGATCACTGAGGGAATATATCTATTAGAGAATAAGGGTGAAGTGAAAGGAGAGCTAACTGTTGTTATTTCAACAACCCGAAGAATTTAA
- a CDS encoding methionine synthase, translating into MSDLYLPETYEIMPQKRYYLFRAGFKGTQLSINERVKEEINMVYEIGLKLSKPKLIYDTFRIDQMEKDLIPKSFKGVKSITFFVSSLGEEIDKYISNSNLLTSMLMDAWGSEAIEALNDSFDKKLRARYGKGTLRFSPGYSDIDIRKNWDIINSLLKTDIVTVNKTTGIMLPRKSTVCMIGWYDE; encoded by the coding sequence ATGTCTGATCTATATTTACCAGAAACCTATGAGATTATGCCGCAGAAACGATATTATTTATTCAGAGCTGGGTTTAAAGGAACACAATTATCCATAAATGAAAGAGTTAAAGAAGAAATAAACATGGTTTATGAAATTGGGCTAAAGTTATCAAAGCCTAAGTTAATATATGATACCTTTAGAATAGACCAAATGGAAAAAGATTTGATTCCAAAAAGCTTTAAAGGAGTTAAAAGTATAACGTTTTTTGTTTCAAGCTTAGGTGAAGAAATAGATAAATACATTTCAAATTCTAATCTTCTCACTTCTATGCTTATGGATGCATGGGGTTCAGAAGCTATAGAAGCTCTTAATGATTCTTTTGATAAAAAATTGAGAGCGCGATATGGGAAAGGAACTTTGCGCTTTTCTCCAGGTTATTCTGATATAGATATTAGAAAAAATTGGGATATAATAAACAGTTTACTTAAAACGGATATTGTAACTGTAAATAAAACTACAGGGATTATGCTCCCTCGCAAAAGTACAGTTTGTATGATAGGGTGGTATGATGAATAG
- the xseA gene encoding exodeoxyribonuclease VII large subunit: MLFQQPEEFKFGSIQELIEYLNDIFVNSPLYAQEIEVIGDITHSRYSKTGDLYIELSQQVGNSNYSITIYFNRTLVSYVLQHCQVENEKELVNKRWRFQGKVSFWKRDARYTIIGDSIIPIGDSEIEKKRKEILKVLEKHKLLRTIEHDLIELEPIKKIAVISSPTAAGFGDFQKNISHARYIPIVHLYEAPMQGADTVPGIKRALLAISKSKINYDVVVIIRGGGSKSDLMYFDDLELGYLIAKFNEKIPVLTGIGHEQDSTIPDYVSWKNYSTPTEVSRDIVNQINTYTDNIETLEKTIILTFNSISSKTEALLSYNTLNNIKYYLGKEITTNSKKISDTYQRINNLVNIIFENSEKEANISKISEIQRFLDYYIRSYIQNLESKSSTIISQMKNTFEVSERKLITTFQDLTRSSPFAAFLNNGVLVKKGEEIVDSIKNLNEKDEVKLIFKDGEAEAEIQKTEKW, from the coding sequence TTGTTATTTCAACAACCCGAAGAATTTAAATTTGGTTCTATTCAAGAGTTAATTGAATATTTAAACGATATTTTTGTAAATTCGCCTCTTTATGCTCAAGAAATTGAAGTTATAGGAGATATAACTCATTCTCGTTATAGCAAAACAGGTGATTTATACATAGAATTATCTCAACAGGTAGGAAATTCAAATTATTCAATAACTATATACTTTAATCGAACATTAGTGAGTTATGTTCTCCAACATTGTCAAGTTGAAAATGAAAAAGAATTGGTAAATAAGCGTTGGAGATTTCAAGGCAAAGTAAGCTTTTGGAAAAGAGATGCAAGATATACAATAATAGGAGATTCTATCATACCTATAGGTGATTCAGAGATTGAAAAGAAAAGAAAGGAAATACTTAAAGTATTGGAAAAGCATAAATTACTCAGAACCATTGAACATGACCTAATAGAATTAGAGCCTATTAAAAAAATTGCGGTAATTTCTTCTCCTACGGCTGCAGGTTTTGGAGATTTCCAAAAAAATATCAGTCATGCAAGGTATATACCTATAGTACATTTATACGAAGCTCCAATGCAAGGAGCAGATACAGTTCCTGGCATAAAACGTGCGTTACTTGCAATATCAAAATCAAAAATAAATTATGATGTCGTCGTTATAATTAGAGGTGGTGGTTCTAAAAGTGATTTGATGTACTTTGATGATTTAGAATTGGGCTACCTAATAGCCAAGTTTAACGAAAAGATTCCTGTTTTGACAGGGATAGGCCACGAACAAGATTCTACTATTCCTGATTATGTAAGTTGGAAGAATTATTCAACTCCAACTGAGGTTTCCAGAGATATTGTAAATCAAATAAACACATATACAGATAACATCGAAACACTTGAAAAGACTATAATATTAACTTTTAATTCGATCAGCTCAAAAACAGAAGCTTTACTTTCTTACAATACTTTAAACAATATAAAATATTATTTAGGAAAAGAAATAACAACCAATTCCAAAAAAATTAGCGATACATACCAAAGAATAAATAACTTAGTTAATATAATATTTGAAAATAGTGAAAAAGAAGCCAATATAAGCAAAATTTCAGAGATCCAAAGATTTTTAGATTATTATATTAGAAGTTATATTCAAAACTTAGAATCTAAAAGCTCTACTATAATATCTCAAATGAAAAATACATTTGAAGTTTCTGAAAGAAAATTAATAACTACTTTTCAAGATTTAACGAGATCGAGCCCATTTGCAGCATTTTTGAATAATGGAGTATTGGTTAAAAAAGGTGAAGAAATAGTAGACAGCATAAAAAACCTTAACGAAAAAGACGAAGTGAAATTAATATTCAAAGACGGAGAAGCGGAGGCAGAAATTCAAAAAACTGAAAAATGGTAA
- a CDS encoding homocysteine S-methyltransferase family protein yields MMNRKKFAEKLNEKILILDGGYGTEFIKRGFGDLPAELLNLKYPEVVLNLQKEYVESGADIILTNTFSANRIKLKQLDLPQWFEKINIKAVEIARKATFNDTLVFGDLSSLGEYPEPLGNISMDDAINEYYLQAKILYEAGVDGFIVETMTDIKELKAAVFGIRKITQDLPVIAHMTFEENARSVTGTSVEIFSNVFNDLDVDVLGINCTLGPKELLNVFQKLSFTTNKFLSVEPNAGKPIYDGKTLEYKMSPEIFGIYVEDYINLGVNIIGGCCGTSPKHIKVIKNMVGKRRPKKIYKDIPVMYSSRTYLKNFKPFTVIGERINPAGNQKFQQEIENFDFKRVLERASSQKQAGSSAIDLNLGIEKVLNEEHFKRVILELDKYSSFPISFDIQNIDFLEYALKEYPGRPIINSSKLTKKDLGRKLDLIEKYGGLLIILALEKEILPTAEERFKLLQRKWSYIQSRNFEKDRFIIDPLVLSLASNNDPKIILEAINLFSKEGFNTVIGLSNLSFGLPNRNYINAAFLSRAIYSGLTSAIMNPEDEFLMNTLKGNLLLDNNISIESKAEEYNELTRNILNGNKENVFKIIKEELETKNPLEVSQNILGKAMQEIGDLYSKGKLYLPELLLAAETVKPIFDYLNEMIPESTFKRAKVVLATVEGDIHDIGKNIVASVLRSGNFEVIDLGKDVESSAIVEAVKKYKPEILGLSAMMTTTVGKIEEVVKTLKPLNIKVKVIAGGASMNKKLAETFGCDAYAKDASEGLRICKEWVN; encoded by the coding sequence ATGATGAATAGAAAAAAATTTGCTGAGAAGCTAAACGAAAAAATATTAATATTAGATGGTGGTTATGGAACAGAGTTTATTAAAAGAGGATTTGGAGATCTTCCTGCGGAGTTATTAAACCTAAAATATCCTGAAGTTGTCTTAAATTTGCAAAAAGAGTATGTTGAATCAGGTGCGGACATCATTTTAACAAATACATTTAGCGCTAACAGAATAAAATTAAAACAGCTTGATCTACCACAGTGGTTTGAAAAAATAAATATTAAAGCGGTAGAAATAGCTAGAAAAGCAACTTTTAATGATACTTTAGTGTTCGGTGATCTTTCGTCATTAGGCGAGTATCCTGAACCTTTGGGAAATATATCCATGGATGATGCCATAAATGAATATTATTTACAAGCTAAAATTTTATATGAAGCTGGAGTAGATGGATTCATAGTAGAGACTATGACAGATATTAAAGAATTAAAAGCTGCTGTTTTTGGTATTAGAAAGATAACACAGGATCTACCAGTTATAGCGCATATGACATTCGAAGAGAATGCTCGATCTGTTACTGGTACTTCAGTTGAAATATTCTCAAATGTATTCAATGATTTAGATGTTGATGTTTTAGGTATAAATTGTACTTTAGGCCCGAAAGAACTTTTGAATGTTTTTCAAAAGTTGTCTTTTACTACCAACAAATTTTTATCTGTAGAACCTAATGCGGGAAAACCTATTTATGATGGAAAGACTTTAGAGTATAAAATGAGCCCTGAGATATTTGGAATATATGTAGAAGATTATATCAATTTGGGAGTAAATATTATTGGAGGTTGTTGTGGTACTTCGCCAAAACATATAAAGGTTATAAAAAATATGGTTGGAAAAAGAAGACCAAAAAAAATATATAAAGATATACCTGTTATGTATTCTTCGCGGACTTATTTAAAGAATTTTAAACCTTTTACTGTAATTGGAGAAAGAATAAATCCTGCTGGTAACCAAAAATTTCAGCAAGAGATAGAAAATTTTGATTTTAAAAGAGTTTTAGAAAGAGCAAGCTCGCAGAAACAAGCTGGTTCTTCAGCAATTGATCTCAATTTAGGAATAGAAAAAGTATTGAACGAAGAACATTTTAAAAGAGTTATTTTAGAATTAGATAAATATTCATCATTTCCCATATCTTTTGATATACAAAATATTGATTTTTTAGAATATGCTTTGAAAGAATATCCTGGAAGGCCTATCATTAACTCTTCTAAACTAACGAAAAAAGATTTAGGCAGAAAATTAGATTTAATAGAAAAATATGGTGGTTTGTTAATTATTTTAGCTCTTGAGAAAGAAATCTTACCTACTGCTGAAGAACGGTTTAAATTATTGCAAAGGAAATGGTCATATATTCAATCAAGAAATTTTGAAAAAGATAGATTCATAATAGATCCTTTAGTGCTTTCTTTGGCGTCTAATAATGATCCAAAAATAATTTTAGAAGCTATAAACCTATTTTCAAAAGAAGGGTTTAATACAGTCATAGGTCTTTCAAATTTAAGTTTTGGTCTTCCTAATAGAAACTATATAAATGCCGCTTTTTTATCAAGAGCTATTTATTCTGGCTTAACATCTGCAATTATGAATCCTGAAGACGAATTTTTAATGAACACATTAAAAGGTAATCTTTTGTTAGACAACAACATTTCTATTGAAAGTAAGGCGGAAGAATACAATGAGCTAACAAGAAACATTCTAAACGGTAATAAAGAAAATGTTTTTAAAATAATAAAAGAAGAATTAGAAACGAAAAATCCTTTAGAAGTAAGTCAAAATATTCTTGGTAAAGCTATGCAGGAAATAGGTGATTTGTATTCGAAAGGAAAGTTATACCTCCCTGAATTACTTTTAGCTGCAGAAACAGTAAAACCAATTTTTGATTACTTGAACGAAATGATACCTGAGTCAACTTTTAAGAGAGCAAAAGTAGTATTAGCAACTGTAGAAGGCGATATACACGATATAGGCAAAAATATAGTAGCCTCGGTCTTAAGGAGCGGTAATTTTGAAGTAATTGATCTTGGAAAAGATGTTGAAAGTTCAGCAATAGTAGAAGCGGTTAAAAAGTATAAACCAGAAATTCTGGGATTATCTGCAATGATGACTACTACGGTTGGTAAAATAGAAGAAGTTGTAAAAACATTAAAACCTTTAAATATAAAAGTTAAGGTAATTGCCGGTGGGGCTTCTATGAATAAAAAATTAGCAGAAACGTTTGGATGCGATGCGTATGCAAAGGATGCAAGTGAAGGTCTTAGAATTTGTAAAGAATGGGTGAATTAA